Within Dysgonomonas sp. HDW5A, the genomic segment ATGTCCTGACGGCTTTCTTCAGCGGCAGCCTTAGCTACTTCGGGACGGTTACCTGCTCCAAGACCTTCGGTTGTACGTCGTCCGAGTTGAACACGGGTTTCGACCGGAGATTCGTGTAATGCCTGGTTATCTGTATTACAGAGAGCAAATGAGACGTCATGTATTCCCTCATTATACATATGATTCACGGCATTTCCTCCACCACCACCTACTCCTATCACTTTGATAATAGTTTGTGTTTTGCGCGGAAATTGAAATTCTAATATCTCGTCATTCATATAGCGTATCTTCTTTATTTTTCATGTTTGAGGTCACAGACCTTCTTATTGCTTTGGTAGATAAATAACTAAGGTCTCAGACCTTTTTATTGCTTTGGCTGGGCATCACAACTAGAGACCGTTATATTGATAAAATATCGCATTAAATAGTTAACGCTACTTAATCTTCATCTTTAAACATAGTTCCTCCCAAGTTCTGAATTTTCCCGAAGAAATCAAAAAGCCCCGGAGATTTTTTATCCTTCACCTTTTTTGTTTTTTTAGGTCTTTCTTCGTATTCAGGTTCCTCTTCTTCGTATTCGTCTTCATCATTGTCAACAACAGGTTGTTCATGATGTGCTGAAGCATTTTGGTTTCTTTCTGCAGACTCCGAATAAGTTCCACTTTGTGCATCTAGGGGACGAGGACGATTGATATAGTCAACTTTAGGAGCCTCTACTTTCTCGCAATTTTCATTTGCAAAAAGCAATAGTCCCAAGCACTGTGCATAAGCCGGATTCTGTAATAAATCGGCTGCATTATTTATATATAAACGTTTGGCTGCTCCTTTTTTTACTGGCATCTGTACTTTTTCTTCCAGAAACTCCGGCAAACCGGTCAATTGAGAAGCACCACCTATTATTATTATTCCCGCATCTAGTTTACCTGCATAACCCGATTCTTTAATCTGATTAAGAATGTTTAAAATAATCTCTTCCTGACGAAGTTGAATTACTTTATTCAATTCCTTCACATCAACCTCAGAGTTAGAAGAAGTATTTTGTTTATTTTTATCCTTACCGACTCTACCATATTTTATTTTATATGCTTCGGCTGCTGTATCTATAAATCCAAGTTCTTTTACATCTTTTGATACAGTACGTCCTCCAAATGGAATAACTGCCATATATCGCAGAAGTCCTTCCTTGTATATAGACAGTGTAGTTGTGCCTGCTCCAAAATCAATAAGGGCACAACCTGCCTGCTTATCGGTTTCATCAAGAACAATTGCTCCTGCAGCAACCGGTCCGACAATAAAGCCTGCAATATCTAACTGATTTTTATCGGTTATACATTTTATCAGGTTACTCTTAATATTGGGACGACCGACTATAAGACGGTAACGACCTTCTACCAAAGTAGCATTTTTCCCTATAGGGTCTTCTTCGGGATGCCCGTCCAGAAATATTTCGGGTGCAACAACACTATAATTTGTCAAAAAATCAGGTTTATTCTGGCGAGCTTGTTGTTCCATCTGGTCTATTACCGCAAACGAAACCTCCGACTCATCAATCAGATCCTTTGTTAAAGTATATTCTATTGCCCGCAGAGATTTCCCGGCAACCGACACGTATATTTTTCCTATTTTACGACCCGACTTGTTTTCCAACAAGTTTACTAACTTCTTTATTTTTCCTGCCGCTTCATCTATATTGTAAACCACTCCATGCTTTACACAATTATCAGATGGGATAGATTCTGATGCGAGAATAGATATTACTCCCTGCTCATTTTTCCGTCCTAACAATCCTACAATTTTCGAAGTCCCTAAGTCGATACCGACAATAAAACCTGATTGTTCCATATCTTCTTTCCTATATTAAGGTCTTAGACCTATTATAATGTTCTGGCAAGTATAACACTCCTAGTCTATTATGACTTTAAACAGATCATTAAATACTTTTATTTACCTATATAAATACTAAACGCTCTTTTCTAAGATTTATTTAATATTAAACTTTTATATTCAACGCTTTGTACCTACGACTTGTTTGTCGTATTTCAAATTTATTTTTGTATATCTATTCCATCCTGTAGCAGGCAAGGCCTGAGTATAGAATTTTTTGAGACGATCAAGCTTTGACTCAACGTTGTCTAACTTTCCCATAAGTACCTCCTGATTACCAATACGGGTTATTAAAGTTACTTCATCTTTGGGCTGAACAACAATCTGTTCGATCTGAGCATTCCAAAATTCATCTTTACACAAAAATAGTGCAAATTTATATAAATCAGTCTTTGCAAGCTCATCTTTTATTTCACCCGTAGCAATTGGCAGGTATGCTGTATTATGGCTCGAGAGTGGCATCTTCTCACCATCTTTATCAATATAGTAACTTTCGCCTGCTGAAGGAATTACCCTAAGAATGGGGATTCGCTCGATAATTACAGCTCTTATTCCTCCTCCACTGGTAATAAAAACCTCTGCCGATTTAATCAGTTTATTGGCCAATAAGGCCTCTTGTATAGCTAGAGTGTTAACTTCTTTTAGTTGTTTTCCATAAGGATTTAAGCCTTTCGCATCTATATCTTTTTCCAGATCAGCTATTTCTATAAATCGATCCGTATCTTCATTGTTTACTACAATCTCAAATTGATTACATATCTTATCCTGTGGCTTTCTCTCAAAAAAGAAAGCCGCAAAAATCAGGTATCCACCTAATAAACATAATCCGATAATAACTAATATTTTCTTTACCATTCAGTATCTTAAATCTTCTAGTATAAGCGAGCTTCTAAAATATCTTTTATAGCCGGCAACAATCTGTCAATATCTCCGGCTCCTATTGTTAATAGCACCTCAATATCTTCTTTTTGCTGTAGCAAATCTAATAATTCTTCTTTCTTACAAAGAGTTTTTTTACAAGTAACTTTCTCGAAAATTATTTCGGAGGTTACTCCTTCAATCGGTTTTTCGCGAGCCGGATAAATATCCAACAAAATTAATTCATCTAATAAGGATAAACTTCTAGCAAACTGATCTACAAAATCTCTGGTTCTTGAGTATAAATGAGGTTGAAAAATCCCCAATACTTTTTTGTCTGGATATAATTCTTTTACAGAAGATATGCTTGCCGACAGCTCATCGGGATGATGTGCATAATCATCAATCATCACCAGATTTTCGGTTTTCAAAAGAAAATCGAAACGGCGTTTTGCCCCTTGAAAGGTAGCCATTGCACGGCGTAACTCTTCATCTGTAGCTCCATTTAACCAGGCTAGAGCCATAGAGCCTATACCATTTTCGACATTAATACGAACCGGAACTCCTAATTCGATATTTCGAATTGTCGTTTTAGGTGTCACAAAATCAAAGCGAATGGTACCATCTCCTACTTTGACATTTTCGGCATGAAAGTCTCCTCTATCAATAGAGTAAGTGTATAGCCTAACACCTTCAGCTAATTGAGGTGAAAGGTTTATATTGTGCTTCATTACCAAAGCTCCTCCGGGTTGGATTAAGCTGGTAAATTTTTCGAAACTTTTCAAATATTCGGCTTCCGTTCCATATATATCCAAATGATCTGGATCTACAGAAGTTATCAGAGCCATATAGGGATGCAACCAATGGAAAGATCGGTCATATTCATCGGCTTCTACTACTGTTAACTCACTTGTATCGGACAGCATCAAATTACTGCTGTAATTCTTTAGAATTCCTCCTAAAAAAGCATTGCAATCGAGATGAGAACCTTTCAGAATATGAGCAAGCATACTCGATGTAGTCGTTTTACCATGAGTACCTGCACAACACAAGGCTTTACTGCTTTTAGTTATCAGCCCCAGTACCTCTGCCCGTTTTTTAAGATCGAAATTATTCTTTTGAAAATATTGTAGTTCATCACTTTCGGCAGGTAAAGCAGGAGTATATACAACTAACGTTGAGTCTTTAGCTGTAAAATCAGCAGGAATATTATTTACATTATCATCATAATGGATACTTGCTCCTTCTTCGACTAAAGTCTGTGTCAGCAAAGTTTCCGTTCTATCGTATCCGGCAACCTTTTTTCCTTTAGAAAGAAAGTAACGAGCGAGATTACTCATACCGATACCACCTATGCCTAAAAAGTATACTGACTTTATATTTTCCATAATTTTCCTATTGTTTGCCTTTGTTTACCAGTTTTTCTATCTCATCTACAATGTGCTCCGAAGCATTGGGGCGTGCCATTGTTTTTATATTCTTTGCCAACATGGCAAGGATATTATCATCTTTAACAATTTGCAATGCAGTTTTCAAAAGTTCATTTGGAGCATCTGCATCTTTTACCATTATTGCTGCATTCTTCTCTACAAGAGCCATCGCATTTTTAGTCTGATGATCTTCTGCAACATTAGGCGAAGGTATCAAGACTGTTGGTTTTCCTAATATGCTGAGTTCAGAAATAGAACTGGCACCCGCTCTCGAGACAACCATATCGGCAGCTCGATACGCAAGATCCATCCTATTAATAAAATCATGCAAATAAATATCTTTAGCCTGAGGTTTATTTGACAATTCGATAGTTAGATCGTATTGATAACGCTCGCCACACTGCCAAAGAATCTGTACTGCTGAGTCATCTAAAAGAGACAGATTCCTCATTATACTCTGATTCAAAGTACGTGCACCTAAACTACCTCCAAGAACAAGAATCGTTCTTTTCATAGGATCAAGCTTGAAGTAACGATACGCTTCTTCTTTTGATACCTCAGAAAGTAGATCCTGACGACAAGGGTTACCTGTTAACACAATCTTCTCCTTAGGGAAGAATGCTTCCATTCCTTCGTATGCGACACAAATTTTAGATGCTTTTTTCGCCAATAATTTATTGGTTACTCCGGCATACGAATTTTGCTCCTGAATAAGTGTCGGTACACCTTTTCTGGCTGCCACTTTTAATAAGGGACCACTAGCGTATCCACCTACACCAATCGCAATATCGGGATTAAATTTCTTTACTACACTATTTGCCTTAAAAAGGCTCGTAATCAATTTCTTTACTACTGAAATATTTTTGAATAAGTCTTTCCTGTTGAAACCTGCTACAGGAAGACCTACAATTTCGTATCCGGCTTTCGGTACACGGGTCATTTCCATTCTATCTTCTGCTCCAACAAAAAGAATAGCTGCATCGGGATAACGCAATTTTATAGCATTTGCTATAGATATGGCTGGAAAAATATGTCCTCCCGTACCTCCCCCACTTATAATTACCCTCATTTGTCGTTCCATAGATGCCCCCTTTTACTCGTATTCTACATTTGCAATATCTTCATCTACATCTTCATGCTGATCTTCTTTGGCATTAGAACATGCTAGTATTATCCCAAAGTAAATACATGTAATGATAGTAGATGTTCCTCCTCGGCTAATAAGCGGCAAAGGTTGCCCCGTAACCGGAATAAGATTTACCGCAACAGCCATATTGGCTAATGCTTGTACTGTTATGATCAATCCCGCCCCCAAAAGGAGGTAACGGGGAAATAATTTCTCACATTTAGATGCTAAAACACCTGCACGAATCATCAGTGCTACATACAAAAGTAGTGTAAACAGGCCACCCAACAATCCCATCTCCTCAAGAATTATGGCAAAAATGAAATCCGAATAGGCCTGAGGTAGAAAATCACGTTCATTTCCACTACCCGGAAGACCTATTATCTCTCCATTAGCTATTGCAATTTTTGCATGTGATACCTGATAATTATCATCTGTTATCTTATATTCTCCGGGAGAATTAATATTACTTTCATCCTCTTGCTCTGCAGAGTGTCTGTCGATACGGGCTTGCCATGTTGCAAAACGATCGGGCAGATAATCTTTCACCGTTGATTTAGGTATAAGGGTTAGAGAGCCTATTAACAGAACTAAAGCCCCAATTCCAAATAAGGCTATCATTCCCAACTTCTTAAAGCTAACCTGTCCAATAAACATCATTAGATAGCATACGCCAAACAATAGACAGGCGGTAGATAAGTTTTCGGTAATAATAAGGGCACAGGTTATTAATATGCCACCCATTAATATTTTAAATAGAAACGACTCATTCTCAGGTTTCAGTTTACTCAGAAAAAAAGCGACAAAACCCACCAAAGCCAACTTGGCAAACTCCGATGGCTGAATGGTAAATGCTCCAACACCTAACCATCGTTGTGCTCCATTCACATCCGTACCCATAAACATCGTCATTACCAGTAGCACCCACGAAACGGGCAGTAATAACAACAATGCTGCAAAATATCTTGTTGCCACTCTCTGAAGAAACATTACCGCACCAAAACCGATCAAAAGAAATACGGCATGACGCAAGATAGGTCCCCAGTGATTGTGCTGGCGATAAACAATAGTACTGGATGCACTAAATACTTCCAGCAACGATATAATGCATAATGCTATAAATATGCACCAGATTGTTTTATCCCCTTTAAATATCCTATCAAAGACGCTCATAAATTTATAGTTACAAGTTACAAGCTTAGTATACTCATTAACTCCTTTTTTGCTTTTCTAAAGTTTTCTGACCCAATATTTAAATTGGTCTCCCCTATCTTCGTAATTTTTAAACAAATCGAAACTTGCGCAACAAGGCGACAAAAGAACCGAATCTCCTTCAGTTGCCAATGCATAGGCTTTGTTCACAGCCTCTTCCATAGAACCGGCATCAACAATTGTTTCGATTTTTCCATCAAAAAATCTATGCAATTTAGAATTGTCTACTCCTAAGAAAACCAAAGCATGTACTTTTGTTTTCACAAGCTCCTCTATTTCTCGGTAGTCATTTCCTTTGTCTTTTCCTCCTAAAATAAGGACAACCTTTGTTTTCATGCTCTTTAAAGCATACCAACAAGAGTTTACATTAGTTGCTTTAGAATCGTTTATAAATTGAATCCCTTTTACAGAAGCAACTTTCTCTAAACGATGCACAACTCCTTTAAAATCACTCAACGATTGTCTTATCTTTTCATCTTTAATATCCAGCAACTTAGCTGCAATAGCCGAAGCCAACGAATTATATAAGTTGTGAGTACCCGTTAAAGCCAATAAATCTTGCTCCATGGTGAATACTGATTTTGATGTATTAATTACTATCTGATCATTATCTGCATAAGCCGACACACCGTCCGCCTTATGCTCCGAGAATGTAAACAACCTTGCTTTGGGTTGCTTCTTGCTCACTTCTTTACTTACCACAGGGTCTTCCGCCCAGTAAATAAAAGCATCTTCTGCTGTTTGATTTTGAGTAATACGCATCTTTGCGTCTACATATTTCTGAAAATCGTGATCGTACCGATCCAGATGGTCGGGTGTTATATTGAGTAATATAGCAATGTCCGCTTTAAAGTCGTACATATTGTCTAACTGAAAACTACTCAGCTCCAATACATAATAATCGAAACTATTTTCGGCAACCTGTCTTGCAAAGCTTTTCCCAATATTACCTCCTAATCCGACATTTAAACCTGCCGATTTAAGTATGTAATAGAGTAAGCTTGTAGTAGTGGTTTTTCCATTGCTTCCTGTTATACATATTTTTTTTGCATTGGTATATCTGCCTGCAAATTCAATTTCCGAAATGATCGATATTCCCTTCTGCTTTGCTTCCTGAATCAAAGGAACTTCATCAGGGATACCCGGACTTTTAATTATTTCGTCGGCGGAAAGTATATTCTCTTTGGTATGTCCTTTTTCTTCAAAAGGGATATTCTTATCGACTAATTCAGCCTTGTATTTATCTTGCAAAGCTCCATTATCAGATAAAAAAACCTCAAATCCTTTCGCTTGAGCAAGTATAGCCGAGCCGACTCCGCTTTCGCCACCTCCGAGTATTACTATCTTTTTCATTTCATCTAAAATCTTTATTCTTTAAATATCCAACGAACGTAATTCTTCTTTATGAATTATCGCATTTTCAATGTCGCTAAAGTTACAGCAGCCAAAATAATTCCTATGATCCAAAAACGAACCACAATTTTTGATTCCGGAACGGGATTAAATGGTTTCTGTATTAGTGCCTGTATTCCCGAATTACCTGCTTTTTGGAAATGGTGATGCAAAGGTGTCATTTTGAATATACGACGACCTTCACCGTATTTCTTCTTAGTAAATTTAAAGTAAAATACCTGCATCATTACCGACAAACTTTCAACAAAGAAAACACCGCACAATATAGGCAATAGTAACTCCTTATGAATAATAACAGCAAAAACTCCAATGATTCCACCTAGCGTTAAACTTCCTGTATCACCCATGAACACTTGGGCTGGAAAAGAGTTATACCAAAGAAAACCGATTGTTGCCCCCACAAAAGCGGCAGCATATACCACCAACTCTTCGCTACCGGGGATAAACATTATATTCAGATACGAAGCAAATTCCACATGACCCGATACATATGCCAGAATACCCAGTGTAACACCTATAATGGCAGAACTACCGGCAGCCAAACCATCCAATCCATCTGTCAAATTAGCTCCATTAGATACCGCTGTTACAATAAATATAACGATAAATACAAATAATATCCATGCGGCAGGAGTTGTATATTCTCCAAGAAAGGATACGAATGATTCGTAATCCAGATTGTTATTCTTTAAGAAAGGGATTGTTGTTTGAGTAGATTTCACTCCCTCTACGGTATATGTAACTCTCTCAATTACATTATCCTGATTTCGTATTTCAGTATTTTCACGGACAATTACGGTTGGACTTAGATACAGCGTTAATCCTACAATTAAACCCAATCCAACTTGTGCTATGATTTTAAATTTACCTTGTAATCCGTCTTTATCCTTCCTGAAAACTTTGATATAATCATCTAAAAAGCCAAGTGTTCCTAGCCATAAAGTGGTTATCAGCATTAATATAATGTAAACATTCTCGAGACGTGCCAACAATATAACCGGTACTATAATTGCTATGATTATTATAATACCTCCCATGGTTGGAGTACCCTTTTTGCTTAACTGTCCCTCAAGTCCGAGATTCCGCACAGTCTCTCCAATTTGCAGAACTTGCAATTTATCAATAATCCGACGACCTATAACGGTGGATATACCTAAAGAAAGTATAATAGTTATTACGGCTCTAAAGGATACATATCTAAACATCCCCGCACCGGGAAAGTCTAAGGAATCCAAATAATTAAAAAGATAGTATAGCATTATATAATATATTTTTATCGACTTTATCTGGTCGTTTATTAATTCTTAATCTTTACTTATAATCCAAGTAAGTTTTTGACAATCTCTCTATCATCAAAGTGATGTTTCACACCTTTTACATCTTGATAATCTTCGTGTCCTTTGCCCGCAATCAATATCACATCACCCGACTTTGCAAAAGTGCAAGCCGTTTTTATAGCCTGCTCACGATCTACAATGCACAAGGCTTTTTTCATTTGTACAGGGTCTAGTCCCGCCACCATATCATCTACTATTGACTGAGGTTCTTCGAATCGTGGGTTATCAGAAGTCAGAATCACCTGATCGCTTAATGATACAGCTTCACGAGCCATTATCGGGCGTTTTGTCTTATCACGGTTACCACCGCAACCAACCACTGTTATTACGCGACCTCCTCCCTCGAGCACATCATGTATAGCATTCAAAACATTTGTTAAAGCATCGGGCGTATGAGCATAATCTACGATAGCCGTAAATCCGTCTTTGGAGCGAATTGTTTCGAAGCGACCGGCAACCGATCTTAATGTGCTTAATACAATCAATACCTTTTCAATATCCTGACCCAGTAAAACTGAAGCACCGCATACTGCCAGAAGATTATACACATTAAAGACTCCGACAAACTGAACTTCGAGTTCTTTTCCATTTATTTCGATTGCAGTACCGTCAAAATGTTTTTCGAGAATACGAGCTTTGAAATCCGCTAAAGTTCTCAAAGAGTATGTATATTTTTTAGCTTTGGTATTCTGCAACATCACCAAGCCATTTTTATCATCTACATTTGTTAAAGCAAAGGCAGAAGAAGGCAGATTATCAAAAAATGCTTTTTTAGCTTTCAGATATTCCTGCATGGTATGATGATAATCCAAATGGTCTTGAGTCAGATTCGTAAATATTCCTCCTTTAAATTCCAGACCACTTATTCTTTTCTGATGAATAGCATGTGAACTAACTTCCATAAAGGCATACTCGCAACCTGCTTCAACCATCTTCGCTAAAAACTCATTCAACGAAATTGGATCAGGAGTTGTATGGGTTGCCGGATATTGATCTTCGTTCACATAATTACATACCGTAGAAAGTAATCCTGCACCATATCCTAATTTACGAAAAACATTATACAAAAGAGTAGCTGTAGTGGTTTTGCCATTTGTTCCGGTAACTCCTACCAGATTCAATTTCTGCGAAGGGTTACCATACCATGCTGAAGCTATTTTCCCGATAGCATCTGCCGCATCTTTTACTTTTATATAAGTAACCGACGAGTCAGATGTATCTATGTTTTCTTCAAAAACAATAACTTTTGCCCCCGATTCTATTGCTTTACCAATAAATTCGTGACCATCCACCTGCACACCTTTTAGTGCTATAAACGCATAACCTGAGGTTACTTTGCGTGAATCGGAAGTAATACCTGTTACATCTATATCTTTATGCCCAAGTATTTCTACTATATCTTCCGATAGTATATTTGATATCAATGCCTGCAATTCCATACTCTTTTTTTATTAAGTATCTTCTACTATATTTATTCCTTTATTTCAGACTTAATGTAACTTGTGAACCTTTAATCACCCTGCTTCCTGCCGGAATAGACTGAGAGGTTACCGAACCATACCCTTGCAAAGAGACACGAAGACCTGCTTTTTCCAATAAAAACAACGCGTCTTTGGCTCCCATTCCACGTACATCGGGTACTAATCCGTTTTGAACTACATTTTTACTTAACTCTATCTTATTCTGCAATGTACTAGCCATTACCCACTCTGCATCTCCTACAGGAAGCGTAAATGGTATATTTAATTGTGTAAAAACTGTTTGCATATCTTTCAATGATCCATTCTTCACGTAAGGCATAAGTGCGAGTACTGAGTCGGGCTTACATTGATCAGGAGATACGAAAACATTTCGGGCATACACTTCTTCTGCTATTCTTTTAAATACTCCACCCGGCATAAGCCCTCCCGAAGGAATACCTCTGGGTCGTCTGATACCGACAAAGCATGTATATAATGGTTTTTCAGCCGGAAAATATCCGCAAAACGAAACAAAGTGCCCATTGGCGTAATTACCTCCGCTTGCTATCTGAGCCGTTCCTGTTTTACCTGCAATCTGAAACGAAGAAGATGCCACCGCTTTACCTGTTCCCTCATTTACAACTCCTATCAACATTGATTTGATTTCTTCCAATGTTTTAGATGAACATAAAGACGGATTGATTATTTCTGTTTCGAACTCCTTCTCAACAGTTCCGTCTTTAATGAAAGCTTTGGTGATAAAAGGTTTTATCATCTTGCCTCCATTGGCGATACCGTTATAAAACATGAGGATATAAATAGGCGGAATTTGAGTCTCATATCCAAATGACATCCATGGAAGTGTAGTTCTCGACCAAGGGTTCGATTTATCATTCGGATGGCGAATAACCGCAGTTCCTTCTTTTCCGCTCAAAGGCACATCCCATTCTATTTTTTTTGTAATCCCGAGATCATACAAACGTTGTACATATTTTTCGGGGTTATTCTCATAGCCTTTCAATATTGTTTTTGCGACCACAATATTAGACGATATATACATACCTTCGGCTACTGTCAGGTCTCCTCTATCTTGTCCTTTTTGCCAGTAATGATCGCGAATCCAACTCTTTCCATATTGAAACAACCCATTTCCTACATGAAATTTATCCGTCGGAGTTACCACTCCATCTTCCAAAGCAATCATAATAGAAAGTGTTTTGAAAGTCGATCCCGGCTCATTCATATACGAAAATGCATTGGGGTTACCTTCTGCATAAACGCCTTCTGAGATTCTATCGAGATTCGAGATTGCTTTGATTTCACCCGTAGCAACTTCCATTATGATAGCCGTCCCTGACTCTGCATCTGTTTCCACCAGTTTAGAATACAATGCCCGTTCGGTTATATCCTGAATATCTACATCCAGCGTTGTTTTCACATCCCACCCGTCTTCGGCCGGAACTTCAACAATATCAATCCAACGACCTTGTACTTTCTGACGGCTCTTAACTCCCGGCTTACCTCTAAGTATCGAATCGTATTTCATCTCGATACCACTGGCTCCACCCTTTGCCATATCTTTATAGATAGACCCCACGGTACGTCCGGCAAGTCTTCCAAAAGGTTTTTCACGCATCGTTCTTTCCTCAACGATCAGCCCCGTTTTATTGGATCTCTGATTAAGGAATGGATAAGTACGTAATTCTTTCAGTTCTATATAGTTTACATCCCGCTTTATAATTCGAACATAACGACTTTTAAGTGTAATCTTCTTTTTAGAACCGCTTTCTTTATTTCGTTCTATTTCGGCAAGCTCCCTGCGACTTAACTCCCAGCCATTAAGGATAATATTTTTATATTGAGCTGCGGTTCTATCCGGAAATTTCTTAGATAAAGCAACAGACAAGTCACCTACATACTTCATCAGGGTATCTTTGCGTATACCCTCCGACATAAAATCCATATACACTCCATATAGAGGTTCACTCGTTGCCAACAAGCGACCATCGTCAGCATATATATTCCCCCGATTGGGCTTAATCTCTCGATCTTTCTTTACAGTTTCTTTTATACCTAAAGCCCGCCATTGTTCGCCTTCAACAAACATTATACGGATGATATAACCGAAGATAACAATAAAAACAATCAGAAACAGAATCACGATCAATCCATATCGATTGATTATCGTACTCTTTTTCTTCTTGATGTTATCCGCATCTTTTGACATGCTTCTACTTTAATATATATGGTTATCTTACTCTTGTTTCTTTATTTTATATGCAGGCACAGATGGTGTCTGTAAATCGAGCCCGTTTTTATCTATAAGCGTTTGCACCTGAGTCTGCCGGCTGACCCCTGTCAAGTCTGACGAAATAGTCAGCGATTCGTATTTGACATCCTTTAGCTCCTTTTTCAAAGACTCTATTTCTGCCATTTTAGATATGCAACTATAACGATTACTGATATAAAACACCATGATAATAAACACTACGAGCATAAAGCGGGTATTTTTCAGGAAGAAATCTTCCGTGAGAATAGTCCCACCTAATACGTGCATTATATTTTTCTTTATGTCTTTGATATTGACACGCATACTTCAAGTAATATTAAATATTCATTGCTATATTTCTAAATGTAACGACCTACCATTACTATATTTGCGAAAGCAATAAAGAGGCATGATCTTACTTTTTCTCAGCAATTCGCAACTTTGCACTCCGAGACCGCGGATTCGCATCCTGTTCTTCCAGAGATGGAGTTATTACCCTGTTATTTACCAATACAAAAGGAGTATTGATATTGCCATAAAAATCCTTATCCACCTCTCCTTCAAAATTTCCGGTTTTAAAGAAGTTCTTAACTAAACGATCTTCCAGCGAATGATATGTAATAACAGACAATCGTCCCCCCGAAACCAAAACCTCCAATGCCTGAGTCAACATATCTTTCAAAGTCTGCATCTCTTGATTTACTTCGATACGAAGAGCCTGAAAAGCCTGAGCCAACAC encodes:
- a CDS encoding FtsL-like putative cell division protein yields the protein MRVNIKDIKKNIMHVLGGTILTEDFFLKNTRFMLVVFIIMVFYISNRYSCISKMAEIESLKKELKDVKYESLTISSDLTGVSRQTQVQTLIDKNGLDLQTPSVPAYKIKKQE